CATCTAAGCAAGAAATATATTATAGTCGCAAAACAGCCCTGTACTTCTTTCTTGCCATGGTAATTTCGGTGTGAACTTTACGCAGTGGTCCCGGTGTTGCACCCACCTCTGCTCTGTGAGCTTGCGATATTTCTCCCGGTCTGTGGTAGTGAGGCGGAGCAGAGGCTTCAGGCCATCTCTGCAGGTTTTTACATTCTGATTGTCGACATACACATCGTAGAGGTCCTTCTTCTCCTCAAAGATCTTCTCAGTGGTgcctaaacacacaaacacacacacacacacacacacacaggatctgTCAATTTCGACATCTGTGGAGATACTAGTCATACCTGTGAAAGATGTCTGTCAGCATCCACTCACACGCTACATAGGAGAGCTCGTTCTCCAGGGCGCTGATATCGGCCACGTTAACGTAGAAGAAGGGGCGGAACTCCGGCACGGCCGCGCTGACCCCGGGGATGGAGATGTTGGCcaggcaacagcagcagtacaCTGAGAGGGGACGAAGGGCGGAATCGGAGAGAGGAcgcatgagtgtgtgagtgtgtgtgtgtgtgtgtgtacagctggAGAGGAGCTGCATGTGTGCTGACGGGCAGTCCCCAGACTCATGCGACGAATTGGCAAAAGACCTTTTCCTGAATAAATTCAAAACGTTGTGTAAACTTTTAGCACAGTAACAACTAGGTCGCTCTATCACTTCACACTTCAGCTTGTATAAGTTATACAtattagagagaaaaaactatgAGCTTGATCTCcagatttatacatttttttaaccttggGACAGAGCAAGGCTGGCTATTCCCACCTGTTTCCATTCTTTAtgcaaagctaagctaactgtcgTCTACCATGAGAGTGTTATCAGACTTCTCCTATCACAGGTGGCCAGGgttcaggagatagagagggtcgtccactaaccacaAAGtcaatggttcgatccccagctTCTCCAGTGcgcatgccaatgtgtcctcgggcaagacacttaaccctaaattgcccctgtgGGTGGTcaacaagactagaaaagcgctatataaatacagtccatttgaAATATAAGCGAATATGCTTCattcccaaaatgtccaacGTTTCTCACCCCTGTAGCAGACCACGCCCacggggggaggggagaagatGAGGATGCGTCTGCGGAGGAGGGCGAGTTTCCACAGCACCATGATCTGCTCGCCGAAGAATCGGATGAACTGGGACATGCAGCCCGCCGGGTGCGTGATCTGGTCCACGGGTGATTCACACAAAAAGGCACACAAGGTTACTGAGTAATACAGTGTAATAGGATAGCTGAATTCAGGGATAGCTGAATTCGAGAAGGTCAACCCCCTCCTACCTTCATCTCAGGGTGCATGCTGTGGTTGATTGCAGCTCCCCATGCAGTGGCTGGACATGCAATAACAACATCTCCACTGGGGGGCAGGAGTGCTCGCTTGTCCTCATAAAAGGCCTCCAGAGGGGAGTAGTGGCCTGGGGACTGCAGTTGGAGCCTGAGGCGGGGGACGAAAATAACACCCCGAGATCTTAACACAGACAATAATAGAAGGAATTCTGAACCACAGAATAAAAAGGTTTACACAAAAGCCTTAACTTGAGAGACCTTGATGAGAGAATAGGGACAGTGATCAAAAAGTGCACTAAACACGCCCAAACTTAACATCACCACAGGTAACCGAGTGACCGGGTGGAACCGAACGCTGCTGTCAGCATTTCACAGACGCACTTCATTTCAAAGTTtgacaaaatatgtaattgttTTCATGAAACACAAGAGTCTGCCAATGAGCTGTTAGATCAGTACACAGTATGTGCTGATGCCCATACCTTGATATCTACCccagaaaacaaatgttcacAATGAAGGGTAAACTCCTTCATCAGTTACTAACAGTTACTAATTAATGTagattgtgttttgtgaaacaaATGATGAGTTGCAACCCATTGTTACACAAATGAATACGTCTGAGGCTTGGAAACAGCAGACACTGGACTGAACAGAACTTCCATCCATATGTAGCAGGCTGGATGTAACTCTGGGAGTAATTATGGTTCCATAGTACAAAGGAAAAACAGCGGCATTGGTCGctttggtaaaaagaaaaaagatccttACTGAGCATCTTGTTTTAACAATATTCCCTGGATTTCTGCTGTCTCTGTCAAAATTAGCCAAATGTGCTCAAGAATGCTGCTGTACACAAACTTTACACTCCAATTACTCGACACAGAGACAGATCTCCAGTTATCAGTATTACCCTTGTAAACATAATTAGCATTTccgtgtgaaaaacaaaaatcagttCCACATCAGTGTCAAGGGATGACAATTATTAGGCTCAAATTcggaaagagagggagggagacgaaaaagagaagaagagggaaaagtcTCCATAAATCccttaaaacattttaaaacacctCATGACCAACAGAGAGCCCTTTATGTAAGACGCAGACGAGCGCCGTGGCGGTCAACAGATGGGGAATCTGGTGGGGAACCACGTGGGGGAATGATGAGCAGGGATTGCGACcgcatgagagagagaagagccaGACTGTGGGAACTatggagggggaagagaggaagatcagggaaagcagagaagaggaggaggagtgaccGGACATCGGGAGGGTTGTGTCCAAAGGGCCGCTGAGGAGACGTCAGACACACCACTGTCCACACACCAGCAAAAGTAATAACGTGGGTCAAAAGATAATGCGAGCGAAGTGTGTACATTACCATGATCTGATACACAAAtgtgatatttgaaaaaagCCCGGGTGAAGCAGCTGTAAGCGTCTGGACACACCGCAGACGCCGCTGAACAAAACCAGCTCCTCTCACCTGACCTGGTGCTCCAGGAAGCTCATGTAGCGGTAGAGCAGGGTGTAGGAAGGAGACAGGATCCCTACCGACTTCATCCTCGCCCCCCTCTCCACCTTGCTCTCCACCGCCATGTTGGCAAAACAGGCGAGGCCGAAGTAGCAGCCCTTCCGGAAGTAGCTGTGgacacaggggagagagagagagagagagagagagagagagagagagagggtcaaGAAAAGGAAAGACCCTGCCAGATGgctgtgcctttttttcttctttttttttcttttttgctgggCAACATTGTGTCGTTCTGTTCTGCCAGGGAAACATTGGGCCGCAACCCAATACCCAAACAATTTGCCTCCTTCCATTGGTTGTTTGCACGTGCAGACACTTACATAAAGTCTGTGGTGACTCGGTGGGAGCCGCTGGCGATGGCTTTGAACTCCACGCCATCAAGGTCCATGTCTTTGGGCAAACACCACTCCAGCATGTTTcctatcacaaaaaaaaagagataataatatacataaaacacacacatgcaagcagACAAACACTGATACTGGAGCAGACAGCAGGTAAACGTTCGCGATCACaatctcatttcctttttttcatgaagcGACAGCCCCTGACTGGATTCATTCTTTGGAATTCACCGTGTGTCGGTTGAGGAGTGACGCTCGGCCGGCAGCTGAGCAAATATGGCCTGATAGGAGCAGTGTGACTCAGCCAGTGCGGTTTTTTAATCAATCTAATCGTAAGCTACAAGTATCAAGTCAGTGGAGTTTCTGCAGCAATGTAAGGACATTGTTTTGGACATTTAATGAAGGCTATGAGCCACCTGCAGCTGAACACCAAAGACGCTCTAGTGCCAAATTGTCAGCTGTGATTGACTTTTAAGTACTGGGCTTAAAAAGTATCACGCAGTGCTACAGGAATCTGCTGCACAGGCAGGCCATTATTGAACGGCATTGAGGTATTATAAAAATTGGGATTTTCTTTGATTCGTGCTGCGTCGTGTGCTGCTCTTGATGCTCCACTTGGGTCTGAAAGAAATTATCTTGAAATCTAAATTCTGTCTGAGACATCTGAGCATTACGGgcaatgcaacaaaaaaaagggagcccTGATATATTGAAGAATCCTCTACCTGCTCGAGTGCAGTATAGACCCATTGACCCAGGAAGGAAGTTCCTATAGGAACTATGGGGCTTTGGGGGATGTTGACCATGTGGTCTCTGTGTCCCCAGGTCAAATTCAGATGCACGTCTTCCTCTCTTCCGCTATTTCCTGTCAGATCTACTTTGTAatcgggggaaaaaagtgcTCTGCCCAACAAACGTGGACCCAACCACTTGGAAGCATGATGGAATTGCAAGATATATTAGCAGCACCTATTTTTGTGACGTGTTTTTTAAGGGGGCGGCGGAAATTGGGCTCAAtgtgtgtaataataatgtgtgtgtgaaatttgcACCAGTCACGTTGTGATGCCACACAGCAGACATGTGTCCTTCCTTTTTATAATCACCATTTGAGCGACATCTGATGTGGCGTCCGCTCATTAGTTAGGCCGAAAGCTCAATGGTAATAGTATTGACCGCACAGATCGGGAATTGCTCTTACCCGGATTATATTTGTTTAACCTAATATTGTAGGCCTTCCCTTCAAAGCCGCTATCAGACTGTTGATATGGAGTATTTATGACACTATCAGTTACTGTTTCacttaacaattttttttaaaacatcatatTTACCAGAGCATTGCACCACTTTTCCCAATTTCACGTCAATCTGACATTCTGCAATATCACAAAGTACCCAGCTCCGCCCTTTACAGCAGCTCCTGTGCTTTTCAAGTCAGGTTCTCCCCCCTAACATGCAAGGACTCTTACATTGCAAGTACAGTGGCTTGATTGGCTGCTGTTTCACGGGGGCTCATCCTGTCCTCAAAGTGTccctcattaaaaatgcatagGGCTACTCTGCAGAAACCGACCGGCTGATTGATTTCCATCACAGTAACCCATGTCTGCTCTGTAGTAAGGCTGCACTGATGTCTCTAAACTTATGGCCAGGTCAGGGAGCAGCCACACCTGTAGGAGAAAGGGTCTGCAGACATCCTCCTCCTGGGCGTCAGACACACTGATCCAGACGAGGCAGGCTTCACCtattctctcccttttcccacTTATCAACATAATCCTTTCCACTTTTCTGTAaactgtttgtattttattgaaATTGCATTGTTAATTATATTTGACGTCCCACCTGATCTGGTGTTGAATGTGACCACAAACACCGACACAATCTGGTCCGTTTCCTCCCATTTCACCATCCTGTCCTCCAGCGACACCTCCCCCGGTGCCGAATCCgacagatgctgctgctcgtcGGGACGCGGCCCTTCGTCCGCGCCCGCCGGGGTGCTGGAGGTCGTGGGCGGGGTGCTGCAGCCGTCTGAGCCGGGGACAGACCTGCAGGGAGCGGGACCCCCCGGACCGCTGCTCCACCCAAACACCGGCGCGGGGCATCCCGATATGGCGCGGCTGTTGGAGGGGCTCGACAGTCGGTCCTTAGCGGGGACCGGCGCTGGAGCCGGAACCTCCTCCCAGTCCAGCAGAGGGGCTCGGTCCGACCGCTCCACCATCCTGTCGGCGGTGCCGCCTCGTCAGTGTCGCCGCGGATTGTAAATGATGTCTCAGCGCGACAGGCGCCAGGTCCATCCGCGGATAACCACTGTTCAGAACAATTCCCGCATTATTCTGAACTGTTCAGAACGGTTGCATTCGGCACCAGAATTGAACGTATTGCGGAGCGGCTTTTAACACCCAGCTTTAAAATCGTTCTTGTCCAATGTGATCATAAATTGATGCCGTTCAGAGAAAGCTACTCCTTCGTCTAATGTGAGTTGCATTCAAAACAATTCAGCAGCCACTGTCACAGTACCTTGACTAAGAATCGCTGTGGAACATTTGACAACAGGGATGCGATTTGACTGCTTGAATGTACCCTGAACCACAGCGTCGGGAGGATTTGTTTTCCTCGAGTCGCACTTTCGAGTATATGATTGCAGCGTATCAACGACTCAtaaactgtattaaaaaaatacggCTGTATAAAATCTCAGAAaccattttgtgtgtttattttgattGTTGATGGTATTTTAAAACTTGTGCTATTATTCCATCTCCCAGTTCAACAAGCCATTTCTGAATGTGTCGAAAGTTGCGAGACAAAATCCGAGCCAGAGTCGGTGACAGCCAGCGACACGTCAACCACACGGAAGAAGGTGTCTCGTCCAGCCTGTACCTACATTTCTGACACAAGGAGCACAGTCCTGTCGAAATGGGTGAGTATTTCAGTTATTGGTCGACAGAATATGCATCTGTCACTTCGTATGTGTAACCTACGCGCACGAGTAATTATTCACCGGCTTATTTCAGTCTGCTTTTCCCTTGACGCGCAGTTCGACTATGTGCCAGGttgttagctaacgttagcgaCTGCCATTAAATGCCCTGTGTTTTTCATCCACGGTGTTTTTTTCGTTCCCTGAATGTTTTCCTTCCAAGCTATTGGTATTAACTGCCCTTTAACATGTGCACGAGGTATCAAGAGAATAACCAACAAAACTCGAcagcctgtgtttttttgtcgcTCATGGATACTGTAGTTAAGCTAACTGTGCTAACTGTGCTAACTTGCTCAACCACCTGAGTGATACGATTGATAATGCTTAGTTTAGAGAACATCAGTAGTTACCACTGTCCCAATGTAATGTCGTCTCTGATAAAACCACAGTAGTCGTTTTCTAATTAAGGAATCCAAAACCTTGCTGCTTTAGTCGATACGTGATGCATTTTCTATCCATTCCCTGATCAATAGCTactgactgaaatgtttctTCTGTGTCTCTCGTTCCTTTCCAGGCGGTTTCTTCTCAAGTATCTTTTCTGGCCTGTTCGGCACCAGGGAGATGAGGATCTTGATCCTCGGTCTGGACGGTGCTGGGAAAACGACCATCCTGTACCGACTACAGGTCGGAGAGGTGGTCACCACGATCCCAAGTATGTACTTTGATTCgctcttgtgtgttttctttgcttccAGCCTCGTCTTGAACATAATCCTATAatttatgtatgtacagtaagaaGATTATGAATGGCATTGACATTGTCAACCTGCATGCGAATGCCGTCACGGGCTTGACAAACAGTAACTCATCCGGTCAAcattcctctgtgacagagtGTTTGGAGCTTGTGGGAAAAACAAGTTTCACTGGATCAAATTGAACAACTTAAATTAAAGCTAATAAAGATTTTTCATGTGATATCACCCCAGTTCACGTCCCATGAGTCACTAAACAAACTCTTTCTCCACGTTAACATGCACCTGCACAATGTCTGGAGGTTTGCCATTCAGAGGGGTGTGGCTATGACATCACAATCATTTTTATAGACATGTTGTGTcacttgtgtttgttgtcaGCGTGCTAGACTTTTTGGATCTCTGATAGTAAgccattttcatgaatgaacatttGACACGGGACAGGAAGCATagccttatatggtattattGCTGCGTCAATTATGCTAATTTGATATCGTCGTGCACGCTCGCTCAAACACACGCAGGTGTCATTCGTCATGTTTAAGCTGGTCATTCCCACACTTTTCTGAAGTCTGCTGAATCTGATGTGGACTGTTCATACGGATTCGCTGCAAAGTAGGATAAGAATATGAAGATGTCCTTGCCTGAGGCCCAATATTTACTATTTCTCATGAGGAACGAGTCTGAGTACAATTTCCTGTCGGAGGGAAAGACTTCAGAAGACTCACCAAATGTAGAATTTCAGTATTTTTCCGAGTCttctattttagttttagtttgtaGAAAAACCCACAAttctgcattattttatttttctcccactgtctcctgcaaggaagaaaaaaagttttctgcaGTTGTATAATCgtaatatatttatacatatatacagcaTGTATATctgtatcagatttttttctttttactctatATTGGCATTGGCCCCCAGGAATCAATCTTGTCAGGTCTCTAATCATAGTTGCAGTGCTCAGCAGATAAATCACACTCACCTCACTGCGTTTGCAAATGTTCTCTCCACACAGCGATCGGCTTCAACGTGGAAACGGTCACATACAAGAACCTGAAGTTCCAGGTGTGGGATCTGGGAGGACAGACGAGCATCAGGTCGGTGGAAGTTTATAGATTGTCGCTTCCTGGTGTAAACGAGTGGAAATGAATGTACTTGGAGCAAGAACAATGCTCTTAACAGCTGTTCGCTCAGTTGGCACTAAGAAAATTGGATATTAAAAGTGAAATCAAGTTCACATACATAACAGGAGATTTTTCCGTAAATATTTTACAACACAATCATTCAGTTCTCCTTAGTTTGTTAATTCAACTATTTTTGAAACGTTTTATAAATTCCGTCTGTCTTTATGTCAAACCAcgctctcctgctctctgatggacctctcctcccctgtctgctcctcctcccgatTCTCAGGCCCTACTGGCGATGTTATTACTCAAACACAGACGCTGTCATCTACGTCGTTGACAGCAATGACCGCGACAGGATGGGCATCTCTAAGTCTGAGCTGGTCGCCATGTTGGAGGTAAGAGGCCCAGTTGTCATCTGCAACCTGAAGACAAAAGCATCAGGTTATCATACCAGTTGTTGTGCTCAATGTTCAAATAACATGACATACATtttagacatgtttttttttttttttgttggatgatatgtttgttttattggatCTGCCACTTGGACTTTACTAACTGGCTTTTTGGAAATGAGACGTCTGAACTtccactttttcattttgcGACTATGCGTCTTgtgcaggaggaagagctgaAGAAGGCGATCCTGGTGGTGTTTGCAAACAAGCAGGACATGGATCAGGCGATGACGCCCACCGAGGTGGCCAACTCTCTCGGCCTCCCCGCCCTCAAAGACAGAAAGTGGCAGATCTTCAAGACCTCGGCCACGAAGGGCGTGGGCCTGGACGAGGCTATGGAATGGTAGGCTTACATAATGGTGCTGTCCAGGGAAATAAGAGTAGATGGATCTGAAGCAGGAAAATATAATATCCTATGAGCTTGATGATTCTTTGAGTAACACTCTTAGCAGTTAGCATAGCAGCATTAGACGATGTGGAGGGTTCATACAAAGTTGATTCACTGTTAGTTCATATGTAATACATACTGTATTGCAcgttctctgctgtgtttaaAAGGCTGAAATGTATTTGCTCCCTCTGTCCCTGTAGGTTGGTGGATTCCCTGAAGAGTCGGCAGTAAAATGTCCCCCACCCTCATTGTACATAATCCTGACCTTTTACCCCCTCGATATATCGCCTTGTGACTGACCCCTCCCCATGTCCCACTTACCTTTGGACAAGTGATTGCACTCCTGCGCTCCTCATCATGCCCACCTGAAGCCATGGCCAAGCCCTCCCAATGCCTTCCATGCCTGGGACTGAGAAGTGAGGGCTGCAGTAACGTCTGGTCTGAGCATATCTGTACGAATCCATTTGTAATAAGTGTCGGCATGTCAGAGTTATGTTGTGAATTCAGAGGAATCATTAAATGAGGCTGTGTAATAAGCCCGTCCGCCCCTCTGTAAAGTCTCCGAAAGCAGGAGGCGTCGTCGCAGGACACTGAAAAGACGCCATGAAGATCCAGCAGGGGGGAGGCTTTCACATCAGAGGTGCCACAGTACAAATGTCAGTCCCACTTCTGAGCAAATGTTATGCTGGTTCTTAGTTTGCTGGACCATCCATACTGATCAGAATTCAATGTCCAAAAACCAACTATGGATAACACGAGTTTTGGTAAACATTCTGCTGACCTGGTTGAAATGTTCTGAAATGgcaaagtaaaaatgaatttggcTTCAAACTCTAAATGTTTCCCTGCATGTCTTCGAGCCACGTGTTACTGCAGCCCGGGCTGTTTTTGTACTATAGTCAGGCAGATGCACTGATATGGATttctacctttttttccttttcatttgtgttgttcCCTATTTAGGAAAAAACAATGTAGTAGTTAAAAGCATTTTTCCATTGAAATCCTCGAGTGCAGCTTTGGCATATTAATCATTTAGTTACTGAACACTAACTGTATGCTCAAAGTTTTATGGTGGCATATTTATATCTGCTTGTACAGTGAAGACGATTGAGTAAAGATTGCTATCGGTGATTGTACCATTACTGTGTTA
This region of Scophthalmus maximus strain ysfricsl-2021 chromosome 12, ASM2237912v1, whole genome shotgun sequence genomic DNA includes:
- the LOC118291888 gene encoding DENN domain-containing protein 11-like codes for the protein MVERSDRAPLLDWEEVPAPAPVPAKDRLSSPSNSRAISGCPAPVFGWSSGPGGPAPCRSVPGSDGCSTPPTTSSTPAGADEGPRPDEQQHLSDSAPGEVSLEDRMVKWEETDQIVSVFVVTFNTRSGNMLEWCLPKDMDLDGVEFKAIASGSHRVTTDFIYFRKGCYFGLACFANMAVESKVERGARMKSVGILSPSYTLLYRYMSFLEHQVRLQLQSPGHYSPLEAFYEDKRALLPPSGDVVIACPATAWGAAINHSMHPEMKITHPAGCMSQFIRFFGEQIMVLWKLALLRRRILIFSPPPVGVVCYRVYCCCCLANISIPGVSAAVPEFRPFFYVNVADISALENELSYVACTTEKIFEEKKDLYDVYVDNQNVKTCRDGLKPLLRLTTTDREKYRKLTEQRQMLLYSQEENGDCVSSEEDLFILFFLEQNNRIFQTLSEVAGSPDPTLTQESVRAMGLDPHGDRLFLLHLLEIYGYDTLLVSEQLCCS
- the arl1 gene encoding ADP-ribosylation factor-like protein 1, encoding MGGFFSSIFSGLFGTREMRILILGLDGAGKTTILYRLQVGEVVTTIPTIGFNVETVTYKNLKFQVWDLGGQTSIRPYWRCYYSNTDAVIYVVDSNDRDRMGISKSELVAMLEEEELKKAILVVFANKQDMDQAMTPTEVANSLGLPALKDRKWQIFKTSATKGVGLDEAMEWLVDSLKSRQ